The genomic stretch TTCGTACAGCACGACGCCGAGGGCGTACACGTCCGCCCGGGTGTCCACGTCCTGGGCGGTCATCTCGGCCTGCTCCGGGCTCATGTACATCGGCGTGCCGACGAGCTGGGCGAAGCCGGTGTAGACCGAGTGGTCCGCGAACTCCGGCCCGACCGCCTTGGCGATCCCGAAGTCGATCACCTTCGGCACCGGGTGGGAATCGTAGAGCGTGACCAGCAGGTTCGACGGCTTGATGTCGCGGTGGATGACGCCCTTCTGGTGGGCGTGCTGAATGGCCCGGCAGACGGGGAGGAAAAGTTCAAGACGCTGCCGCGGGGTGAGCCGGGCCTGGTCGCAGTAGTCGGTGATGGGCACGCCGCGGACGAGTTCCATAACGAAGTAGGGGCGACCAGCATTCTGGTTCCCTCTTCCCCCCGGGGAGAGGCTTAGGGTGAGGGGTTCTTCTTGTAAGTAATCCTGTTTGAGACCTTCGTATGAGGACTGATTGAGAATCCCCTCACCCCCGGCCCCTCTCCCCGGGGGGGAGAGGGGAGAAGAGGTCGTGTTGGCGTCGAGCACTTTGGCAATATTCGGGTGGTCCATGAGGGCGAGCGCTTGCCGCTCGGCTTCGAATCGGGCCAGCACTTGCCGTGTGTCCATGCCGGGCTTGACGACTTTCAGGGCCACGCGGCGCCGGACTGGTTGTTCCTGGTCCGCGACGAATACGAGCCCCATACCGCCCTCGCCGATCAACTCGCGGAGGAAGTAGGGGCCGATGCGGGTGCCGGGGGAGAGCGTGTTGGGCTGGTCGAATCTGGTATCGATTTCGTTGGCGCCGCCGAGAAAGGCACCGGCCTGGCGATGGGCCTGCAGCAGTTTCTCGACACTCTTGCGCAGGCTGGTGTCTGACCTGCAGGCTTTGTCGAGGAAGCGGTTGATCTCGTCGGGGCTGGTGCAGTCCAGGGCGTCGAGAAAAATCGCTTTCGCATCGGTGAGTGTATCGATCATGGGTCGTACCTACCCGTCTTCAATAGACAATGCCCCGCGAGAGGGCGAAACCCGCCAAGTTTTTTGAAATAATCCTTGGCCTACTGAGTCAGTTAGAAAACTCGGTTGATGTGGCAGGGTCATGCATGTACTCATGCTTGACCCTGAGATCTGCAGAATTTTGCTCTCCCAGCAGGGTCGAGCGGAGTACCGCACGACCCTGCCACCGTTTTTCAACTGACTCTTAGTCACTGTCCGGACTCAGGCGGGCATAGAGCCAGGCCCGGGCATAGGCCCACTGACGCTCGGCGTTTCGCTGCGGGATGCCCAGGGAGGCTGCAGCGTCCTTTAGTGTGAGGCCGGCGAAGAAACGTAATTTCACTAATCGCGCTGCGTCGGGGTCTACCGTTTCCAGTTGGATCAGCGCTTCGTCCAGTTCGAGCAGTTGTTCATCGCTGGTATCGAGCGCGAGTTCTACGTGATCGAGATCGACCCGTTGCCGCTGACCGCCTCGTTTGAGTCGGTTTTTGTCGCGGGCCCGGTTCACGAGAATCCGCCGCATGGCCTCGGCGGCGGCGGCGAAGAAGTGGCCACGACTGTCCCATTTCTGGTCCTGACTGGCGCCGACAAGGCGGAGATAAGCCTCGTGAACTAACGCGGTCGCCTGCAGAGTTTGCCCCGGCTTCTCTTGATCTAATCGCTGGGCAGCCAGTTTCCGCAACTCATCATAGACCAAAGGCAACAACTTCTCCGAGGCGCTGGGGTCGCCTTGCTCGATAGCCGACAGAATGAGGGTGACATCGCTCATGCGAACATCAGCATAGCCAGTTAGTACTGTGATTGCAAATGTGATTGCTTTGTTGCAATCCCAATGCAGGGATCAAGACATGAGTCACTGCGGAGAGAGCTAATTAGACTAGCCTCAATGATTTGATGGTGCATCAAAGCGTGCGTCCAGATGCAAGCCCAAAAAGTTGCTCTCAAGATCATTCTTATCAAACGTGTAACTCTTGTAGCCACACCCTCAAAAGCACGAAGCCTGATTCTTTTGAATCAGGACTCTGGTGTTTCTGGGATAATCGTTAAGAAATAGCGGAGTCAGCAGTGCTGAAGGTCTGCGAAGCGCTGGTACCAACCTGGCGAATAACCACGATGCACAGCACGATGATCAGCGCCAGCATGACGGCATATTCCACGGCGGTCGGGCCGTCTTCGTTTTTCAGGAATCGTTTGATGGCGGACAACATGGGACACTCCTTCAATAAAAATGTTTTGGGCTACGGTGAATTACTATTTATAAACAAAAGCTTACGTTATCGCAATAAAAAATACAAAATATCTTAACTAATCCTGAGATTTCAAATGCGAGTTCATTTTAATCCAACCATCTCCTGTCCAGACTGAGGAAAGAATACGAAGACCATTTTGTTGATTACCCTAAGTCAGGTCAGCTCCGCTTGATTGTATCAGATTTCTCTTTGATTGTTCCCAGTCGCTATCATTCCTCTCGGAATTGGACAGTAGTTCCAACCTGCTTTAACGACATCCTGTTGTCACACTCCCAATTTGCAGGTGGACACCGGGGCTTTCGCTCCTATCCTTTTCTCTGTTACTGTGAGGAATTGATGAACTCACGGGCTCTAGACCCGTTACCTCTTCGTCTCCACGCTATTAGGACCGCTCGCAATGATTGATTTTACCCGGCGCGTACCTGCCAACTCGCGTACGCTCAAGAACCTTCTCTGTTTTCTGACGGTGATCGTCCTTCTGCTTACCCAGGCCACTCCTGCTGTTGCAGGCGAAGCTGATTTGATCATCCCTCCGCTCGATTCCGTGACCTTCCTCGGTTTGGGCGGCAAAACGCTGCTCTACGCAGGCCTGGTCGTCTCGGCCCTGGGCCTGTTCTTCGGATTGTGGATTTACTCGCAACTCAAGAACATGCCCGTACACCAGTCCATGCGGGAAGTTTCTGAACTCATCTACGAAACCTGCAAAACTTACCTTCTCACCCAGGGCAAGTTCCTCGCCATCCTCTGGATCTTCATCGCTGTCGTCATCGGCTACTACTTCAGTTCACTGGCCCATTACGTTGATCCTGCCACCAAGAAGGAACAGACAGGCTTTCCCACGAACATCGTCGCCATCATCCTCGGCTTCAGCGTAATCGGTATCCTGGGCAGCTACCTCGTTGCATGGTTCGGCATCCGCGTTAACACCTTCGCCAACTCCCGTACTTCGTTCGCCGCCCTCACTGGCAAAGCCTATCCCTGCTATGCCATACCCCTCAAAGCAGGTATGAGCATCGGCATGCTGCTGATCTCTGTCGAACTGCTTCTGATGCTCATCATCCTGATGTTCGTGCCTGGTGAATATGCCGGCCCCTGTTTCATTGGCTTCGCGATCGGCGAGTCGCTCGGCGCTGCTGCCTTGCGAGTAGCGGGTGGTATCTTCACCAAGATCGCTGACATCGGCGCTGACCTGATGAAAATCGTTTTCAAGATCAAGGAAGACGATGCCCGTAACCCCGGTGTGATTGCAGACTGCACCGGCGACAACGCTGGCGATTCGGTCGGCCCCTCCGCAGATGGTTTCGAAACCTACGGCGTGACGGGCGTCGCTCTCATCAGCTTCATTCTGCTGGCTGTCAAAAGCCCCACCATCCAGGTTCAACTTCTCGTCTGGATTTTCATGATGCGTGTCATGATGGTGCTGGCTTCGCTCGGCTCCTACTACATCAACGAAGCCATTGCCAAGGGTAAGTATGGCGAAGCCAAGGACTTCAATTACGAAGCTCCGCTGACCTTCCTCGTCTGGCTGACTTCGATCGTTTCGGTCTTGCTTACCTTTGCACTCTCCTGGCTGCTCATCAGAGAACTGGGGGATGGTACCATGTGGTGGAAACTCTCCGCTATCATCTCCTGCGGTACCCTGGCTGGGGCGATCATCCCTGAACTCGTGAAGGTCTTCACCTCGGTCGAATCTTCTCACGTGAAGGAAGTCGTCACCTCCTCGCGGGAAGGTGGTGCTTCATTGAACATTCTCTCCGGCCTCGTGGCAGGTAACTTCAGTGCCTATTGGCTGGGGATGGCAATCGTTGCCCTGATGGGTGTTGCCTTCTTCATCAGCATGGAAGGACTCGAAGCCCAGCTCAAGATGTTCGCCCCCGCGGTGTTCGCCTTCGGATTGGTGGCGTTTGGCTTCCTCGGCATGGGCCCGGTTACTATTGCTGTCGATAGCTATGGCCCGGTGACTGATAACGCTCAGTCCGTCTATGAGCTTTCCAACATCGAGTCGATTCCCAACATCAAGGACGATGTCAAGAAGAACTTTGGCTTCGACCCCAATTTCGATGTGGCCAAGGAGAACCTCGAAAAGAATGATGGTGCGGGCAATACTTTCAAGGCTACTGCCAAGCCGGTGTTGATTGGTACCGCGGTGGTGGGTGCCACGACCATGATCTTCTCCATCATCGTGACGCTGACTGAAGGCCTGAAGCCTGAATTTGTCAAGTACCTGTCGATCCTGAATGCTCCGTTCCTGCTGGGTCTGATCACCGGCGGTGCAGTGATCTACTGGTTCACCGGTGCTTCGATGCAGGCCGTGACCACCGGAGCTTACCGTGCCGTGGAGTTCATCAAGAAAAACATCAGACTCGATGATTCTGTCAAGAAGGCATCCACCGAAGACAGCAAGAAAGTGGTGGAAATCTGCACCCAGTATGCCCAGGCGGGTATGTTCAACATCTTCCTGACGGTCTTCTTCTCCGCCCTCGGCTTCGCCTTCCTGGACGAGTTCTTCTTCATTGGCTACCTGATTTCCATCGCACTCTTCGGTTTGTACCAGGCTATCTTCATGGCCAACGCCGGCGGTGCATGGGATAACGCCAAGAAGATTGTCGAAACCGAACTGAAGGCCAAGGGAACCCCGCTGCACGATGCAACCGTGGTCGGTGATACCGTAGGCGATCCATTCAAGGATACCTCTTCGGTGGCCCTGAACCCGATCATCAAGTTCACCACCCTCTTTGGCCTGCTGGCTGTCGAATTGGCTGTTTCCATGAAACACAAGCCCGAAACGCTCTCGCTGAGCTACGGTCTGGCAGTCGCATTCATCCTGATCTCCATGTTCTTCGTGTGGCGCAGTTTCTACGGCATGCGAATCAAGACCGAAGGTGGACACTAGTCAATCTTCAGGTTATAAGTAAGAGCCTGCGGTGATCCGCAGGCTCTTTGCCTTTAGAGAAAACCATGTCGTCGCGATTATCCGATGCACTGAGTAACATTACCGAGATTCATGCCCACCTGGCCAAGAGTGAAATCTATGCTGGTGTGCAGGCCAAGCCGGTGCTACTCAGCGCGTTCCTGGGACTGACGGCAGCCTGTCTGCAGGATCGAATTATCCCCTCGCCTGATGCCCTGCAGTTTGTCTGTTTCTGGATTACTACTGCAGGCATCTGTGCCGGCGTTGCTGCCATCGGTGCGGTGATAGCTTATTTCTTTTACGATGATCACCTGGGCAGAAGACATGCCCGTATTGTCGCCAGCCAACTGGCTCCGAGCCTGGCTGCTGGCGTGTTCCTGGTGTTGGCACTGTTGCCTCATCTGCATCAGTGCATTGGCCTGTTTCCCGGGTTGTGGGCTATCCTTTATGCACTCGGGCTCTTTTCGGTCCGCCCTTACATGCCCCGTGCAACTGGCTGGGTGGGCTTGTACTTTATCCTGACAGGAACCCTGCTATTAAACCTGTTGCCCATGGATCAGGTGCCTTCGCCATGGTCGATTGCGGTTATCTTTGCTGCAGGGCAAGCTGGGCTGGCCTTGGTGTTGTATCGCAATACAGCAAGAGATCTGATTCGTGAGTAAGAGACACAAACCAGCGCTGAATCCGGAGCCAGGCCGCTATGCTTACGAAGGCCTGGATCGGCTGCTGCACGAACGTGCCCGGCTGGCCATCATGACCTGCCTGATGACCCAGCCTCAAGGGTTGTTGTTTAACGATCTGAAAAAACTCTGCAGCCTGACCGATGGCAATTTGAGTCGTCACCTCGAAGCCCTGGCGAAAGCGTCTTACCTTGAAATCTGGCGAAAACAGGAAACCATCCGTTCGCAGACGCTGTACCGGGTGACGGCACAGGGCAGGGCAGGTTATCTTGAATATCTCAAAGAACTGGAACGTCTGGTGCACGATGCACTACCTACCCGGCAATCCAGTCCGGTCGTGCAGCCCATGCCGGGCTGGCAGCTTGAATAGTTCATGCATTTCACTCCTGTCTCCTGCATGTTGCACTCCATAACTTGAGTAGATCAACAGGAGTGGGATGACTGCATGGTGAACGTCTGGGATGAGCTTGATCTATGGTTGATGACTGCCATCATTGTCATGCCACTGGCATTTGCGTTGGCACTTATTTTTGTTCCGCCACGCCGTACCGAGTTTATTCGCTGGTTTACGCTGATAGGCACCCTGGTCACCTTCGTTCTGACCTCGTTTCTGTTTGTCGATTTTCTGCGACTGACTGATAACCAGCTCACCAACCCCGATAGAACAGCCCAGCTGCTGCCTGCCCGCGTTGATCTGCATCTTTCGCACTATCGACGCCACGAGCCGGTGGAAAGCAACGACCTGCTCGCCCGCAAACCCTGGATCGGCCGTTTTCATATCGAATACTCGCTAGGCGTAGATGGCATCAGCATGGCCATGCTGATGATGTCATCCTCGCTGTTTATTCTCGCCTTTCTTGCCAGTTGGAAAATAAACAAGGCCGTGCGAGGCTACTGCATCCTGTTCCTGATTCTGGAAACCGGCGTGCTGGGGCTGTTCCTGGCACTCGATTTCTTCCTCTTCTATGTATTCTTCGAAGCCATGCTGGTGCCGATGTATTTTCTCATTGGTTACTGGGGCGGGCCTCGGAAGGAATACGCTGCCATCAAGTTCTTTCTCTACACGCTGCTCGGCTCCATCCTGATTCTGATTGCCATGCTGGCGTTGTACTTTGTCGATCTCCGGCCTTACTACAAGAACCTGGTAGCGAATGCCCAAGGCAAGGAACGTTTCAGCCCGGAAGCCTTCCGCCGCGATGCCTTCCTGGGGCTGGCAGGCAGCCGCTTCGATGCCGGTGAATTTACCGGCCCCATCAACACGTTTGATCTGGTGGTACTGAGTCAAGCTGCGGTTGCTTCTACGCAACTGGAAACCAATATCAGGCACATTCAGAAACAACTTCTGGATCGGAGCGAAGATCAGACTCTGCATCAGCAGCTTGAAGTAGCAGAACAGCAAAAACTGCACTGGCAGGCCATGTCGCCTGAATTTCAACTTTTCTGTTTTCTACTCTTGTTCCTGGGCTTTGCCATCAAGGTACCGATTGTCCCCTTTCATACCTGGCTGCCTGATGCACACGTGGAAGCGCCAACGCCGATCAGCATGCTGCTTGCCGCCATCCTTCTCAAAACCGGCGCTTACGGCATCGTACGCATTGCCATGCCCATCTGTCCCTGGGCAGCGGAGCAACTTGCCTGGTTGATCGGGTTGCTGGGCATCATTGCCATCGTTTATGGAGCATTAGTAGCACTGGCACAAACACACTTGAAGCGGCTGATTGCCTACAGTTCCATCAGCCACATGGGCTATGTACTGCTTGGGCTGGCAGTCTGGACTACGCCCGATGCAGCACAATACTGGTCGTGGGGCATGAAAGGCGCCATCTTCCAGATGATTGCCCATGCCATCACCTCAGCTGGCATGTTCTATGTCGCGGGACTGGTCTACGAAAGGCTGGGCCATTACGACCTCAATCGCATGGGTGGGCTGGCAACGCCGATGCCGGTCTGGGCATCGCTATCCACCATCATTTTTCTGGGTGCGATGGGCTTGCCGCTCCTTTGTGGATTTGTGGGTGAGTTCTGCGTACTGATTGGCACATGGAATTTCTCACCGTCTGCCTGGCCTTATGCCGGCCAGATTTTCACGATGATTGCAGCAGGCACATTGATTCTTACTGCGGCGTACATTCTGTGGGCCATGCAGCGGATGATGCTGGGGGCCCGCAAGGAACATCTGCCTCTCGATGATCTGGATGGCAGGGAAGGATTCATCACCACGGTGCTCGCACTCTGTACGGTGGTACTGGGTATCTGGCCGATGCTGGTGTTCGATTGGCTCGAACCCACACTGACTGGACTGGTACAACTCCTGGCACAATGCAGCGCTCGTTGACAGGTTTGGTTTCACCATGCAGCTTGATTTTGTCAATTACCAGACCTTCAGTGATCTGCTCATCCTGGCACCGGAAATCGCCCTGGTCCTGACGATGACTTTGCTGCTCATTCTGCGCCTGTTTCCAACTTTTGACCGCTGGCACCTGGGCTACTTGTCGCTGATTGCCTGCCTGATGGCACTATTGATCAGTTCGCTGCAATGGCTGAGCTTTCCGCTGGGTAGTGCTGCAGAGTCGCGAGTTCTGTTCAGTGGCTTGTTGGTATTCGATGGGTTATCCGCCTTTACGCGAATGCTCATACTCGGCGCCACCTCGCTGTGCATCTTGCTCTCTGTCCTGTCCAAAGTGCCTGATCGGGAAGACTCCGCCGACTTCCATGTTCTCCTGCTCGGTGGCACGCTGGGTATGTGCCTGATGGCATCCGCTCAGCACTTCCTGATGGTCTATATCTCAATCGAGATGGCCAGCGTACCCAGCTATGTCCTGGCTGGTTTTCTCAAAGGGAAAAAACAGGGTAGCGAAGCGGCACTCAAATATGTTGTCTATGGCGGGGCATCTACCGGCCTCTTGCTCTATGGCATCAGCCTGCTCTGTGGACGGTTAGGCACCGGTTATCTGCCCGATGTCTGCATCAGCCTGCAGGCTCTCATGGCTACGGGCGGTATGGATGCACTGAACTGGGTTGCACTGAGCCTGGTGTTTCTGGGTCTCTCGTTCAAGTTGTCGCTGATTCCCATGCACTTCTGGTGCCCGGATGTCTTCGAAGGAGCCGCAGCAGAAGTGGGCGCTTTCCTCTCGGTTGTTTCCAAGCTGGCAGCACTGAGTTTAATGGGGCGGCTGATTCTCCTGTTGATGGGAGCACTACCCGGACTGGCCATTGCGAATAACAACTCATGGGCTGTACTTGCCCCGGGACTTTCGTGGTTTTTGGTGGTTGTCGCAGCAGCTACGTGCACCTGGGGCAACCTGGCTGCCTATCCGCAAACGCAGCTGAAACGCTTCTGGGCTTACTCCACCATTGCCCATGCCGGCTACCTGCTGATGCCCCTGGCCTGTCTGACTCGCGAAGGGCTGACAGCAGCACTGGTCTATGCTATCCCGTACCTCTTCATGAACATCGGCGTCTTTGCCATCGTCTGCTTTGTCCGCAATGCGACTCATCGTGAAGACATGGCAGTCTTGAGCGGATTATCACGACGCTCATCCATCCTCGCCTTCTCACTGGTCGTTCTCGTAATCGGCCTGATTGGCTTGCCTCCCCTGGCAGGCTTTATGGGCAAGTATGAAGTCTTCGCCAGCCTGTTTACGCATGGCCAGGAAAAACATCGCATCGAGTTGTGGATACTCCTCGGCATCGGCATGCTTAACACGCTCATTGCCCTGGGCTACTATGGTAAGCTTCTGCGACTGGCATTGTTCGATCAGCCAACTGATGATGCCCCACTGAATATCAGTTTCCGACAGCAACTCTTCGTGCTGATATTGGCACTCTTCGTACTTTTCGGCATATTCTTCTGGGATGTCATCACGCTCTGGGGATGCCAGTTAGCAGTGAGTGGCTTCCAACGTGCACCCTAAATAGCGTATTGATCGCCAAGAGAAGTTTGCAAAAGCCGTGTGACATAATGGTGTCACGGCTTAACTCACTTCTTGCACCATCACCGTCGTATGTGCACTGTCAGACCATGAAGCGCCGAGCAGGTATACCACCCGTTCGCCTTTGGTCAGTAACCCTTCCTTCTTGGCCCATTCGGTCACCTTTTTTACACGTTCCACGGTATCAATAGGTTCAGGGAAATAGACCGGCACCACGCCCCAGTACAATGCCATCCGCCTCACT from Planctomycetia bacterium encodes the following:
- a CDS encoding Flp family type IVb pilin; amino-acid sequence: MLSAIKRFLKNEDGPTAVEYAVMLALIIVLCIVVIRQVGTSASQTFSTADSAIS
- a CDS encoding sodium-translocating pyrophosphatase, with the translated sequence MIDFTRRVPANSRTLKNLLCFLTVIVLLLTQATPAVAGEADLIIPPLDSVTFLGLGGKTLLYAGLVVSALGLFFGLWIYSQLKNMPVHQSMREVSELIYETCKTYLLTQGKFLAILWIFIAVVIGYYFSSLAHYVDPATKKEQTGFPTNIVAIILGFSVIGILGSYLVAWFGIRVNTFANSRTSFAALTGKAYPCYAIPLKAGMSIGMLLISVELLLMLIILMFVPGEYAGPCFIGFAIGESLGAAALRVAGGIFTKIADIGADLMKIVFKIKEDDARNPGVIADCTGDNAGDSVGPSADGFETYGVTGVALISFILLAVKSPTIQVQLLVWIFMMRVMMVLASLGSYYINEAIAKGKYGEAKDFNYEAPLTFLVWLTSIVSVLLTFALSWLLIRELGDGTMWWKLSAIISCGTLAGAIIPELVKVFTSVESSHVKEVVTSSREGGASLNILSGLVAGNFSAYWLGMAIVALMGVAFFISMEGLEAQLKMFAPAVFAFGLVAFGFLGMGPVTIAVDSYGPVTDNAQSVYELSNIESIPNIKDDVKKNFGFDPNFDVAKENLEKNDGAGNTFKATAKPVLIGTAVVGATTMIFSIIVTLTEGLKPEFVKYLSILNAPFLLGLITGGAVIYWFTGASMQAVTTGAYRAVEFIKKNIRLDDSVKKASTEDSKKVVEICTQYAQAGMFNIFLTVFFSALGFAFLDEFFFIGYLISIALFGLYQAIFMANAGGAWDNAKKIVETELKAKGTPLHDATVVGDTVGDPFKDTSSVALNPIIKFTTLFGLLAVELAVSMKHKPETLSLSYGLAVAFILISMFFVWRSFYGMRIKTEGGH
- a CDS encoding sigma-70 family RNA polymerase sigma factor; amino-acid sequence: MSDVTLILSAIEQGDPSASEKLLPLVYDELRKLAAQRLDQEKPGQTLQATALVHEAYLRLVGASQDQKWDSRGHFFAAAAEAMRRILVNRARDKNRLKRGGQRQRVDLDHVELALDTSDEQLLELDEALIQLETVDPDAARLVKLRFFAGLTLKDAAASLGIPQRNAERQWAYARAWLYARLSPDSD
- a CDS encoding NADH-quinone oxidoreductase subunit M, encoding MVNVWDELDLWLMTAIIVMPLAFALALIFVPPRRTEFIRWFTLIGTLVTFVLTSFLFVDFLRLTDNQLTNPDRTAQLLPARVDLHLSHYRRHEPVESNDLLARKPWIGRFHIEYSLGVDGISMAMLMMSSSLFILAFLASWKINKAVRGYCILFLILETGVLGLFLALDFFLFYVFFEAMLVPMYFLIGYWGGPRKEYAAIKFFLYTLLGSILILIAMLALYFVDLRPYYKNLVANAQGKERFSPEAFRRDAFLGLAGSRFDAGEFTGPINTFDLVVLSQAAVASTQLETNIRHIQKQLLDRSEDQTLHQQLEVAEQQKLHWQAMSPEFQLFCFLLLFLGFAIKVPIVPFHTWLPDAHVEAPTPISMLLAAILLKTGAYGIVRIAMPICPWAAEQLAWLIGLLGIIAIVYGALVALAQTHLKRLIAYSSISHMGYVLLGLAVWTTPDAAQYWSWGMKGAIFQMIAHAITSAGMFYVAGLVYERLGHYDLNRMGGLATPMPVWASLSTIIFLGAMGLPLLCGFVGEFCVLIGTWNFSPSAWPYAGQIFTMIAAGTLILTAAYILWAMQRMMLGARKEHLPLDDLDGREGFITTVLALCTVVLGIWPMLVFDWLEPTLTGLVQLLAQCSAR
- a CDS encoding NADH-quinone oxidoreductase subunit N; translated protein: MQLDFVNYQTFSDLLILAPEIALVLTMTLLLILRLFPTFDRWHLGYLSLIACLMALLISSLQWLSFPLGSAAESRVLFSGLLVFDGLSAFTRMLILGATSLCILLSVLSKVPDREDSADFHVLLLGGTLGMCLMASAQHFLMVYISIEMASVPSYVLAGFLKGKKQGSEAALKYVVYGGASTGLLLYGISLLCGRLGTGYLPDVCISLQALMATGGMDALNWVALSLVFLGLSFKLSLIPMHFWCPDVFEGAAAEVGAFLSVVSKLAALSLMGRLILLLMGALPGLAIANNNSWAVLAPGLSWFLVVVAAATCTWGNLAAYPQTQLKRFWAYSTIAHAGYLLMPLACLTREGLTAALVYAIPYLFMNIGVFAIVCFVRNATHREDMAVLSGLSRRSSILAFSLVVLVIGLIGLPPLAGFMGKYEVFASLFTHGQEKHRIELWILLGIGMLNTLIALGYYGKLLRLALFDQPTDDAPLNISFRQQLFVLILALFVLFGIFFWDVITLWGCQLAVSGFQRAP
- a CDS encoding transcriptional regulator yields the protein MNPEPGRYAYEGLDRLLHERARLAIMTCLMTQPQGLLFNDLKKLCSLTDGNLSRHLEALAKASYLEIWRKQETIRSQTLYRVTAQGRAGYLEYLKELERLVHDALPTRQSSPVVQPMPGWQLE